One genomic region from Arthrobacter sp. YN encodes:
- the kynA gene encoding tryptophan 2,3-dioxygenase, which yields MEKPTVHSAHSVRDIEETVRTDFRHAMSYGGYLDLDHLLSSQHPLSEPEHHDELLFIIQHQTSELWLKLVLHELLEARRLFDADNLGKALKCIARVKAIQRTMTEQWSVLGTLTPREYAQFRGFLGSSSGFQSYQYRGVEFLLGNKNRGMLRVFESEPEAHALLSKLLEEPTLYDAFLAVLSRAGYDIPADILERDTSEPWTFRKDLVPIFQKIYESDDTQWGLYEACEDLVDIEDNFQAWRFRHLRTVQRTIGFKVGTGGSSGVDFLKRALDLTFFPELYAVRTEIGN from the coding sequence ATGGAAAAGCCCACAGTCCATTCCGCCCACAGCGTCCGGGACATCGAGGAAACGGTCCGCACCGATTTCCGTCATGCCATGTCCTATGGCGGATATCTGGACCTCGATCACCTGCTCAGCTCCCAGCATCCCCTGAGCGAGCCGGAGCACCATGATGAACTGCTGTTCATCATCCAGCACCAGACCAGCGAGCTCTGGCTCAAGCTGGTCCTTCACGAACTTCTGGAAGCCCGCAGGCTGTTTGACGCGGACAATCTGGGCAAAGCACTGAAGTGCATCGCACGCGTCAAGGCCATCCAGCGCACCATGACGGAGCAATGGTCTGTCCTGGGGACGCTGACGCCACGTGAATACGCCCAATTCCGCGGCTTCCTGGGCAGCTCGTCCGGCTTCCAGTCCTATCAGTACCGCGGTGTTGAGTTCCTGCTGGGTAATAAGAACCGCGGGATGCTGCGCGTTTTCGAAAGCGAACCCGAGGCCCACGCCTTGCTCAGCAAGCTCCTGGAGGAGCCCACGCTGTATGACGCCTTCCTGGCAGTGCTGTCCCGCGCCGGCTATGACATACCCGCCGACATCCTGGAGCGGGACACCAGCGAGCCGTGGACCTTCCGCAAGGACCTGGTCCCCATCTTCCAGAAGATCTACGAATCGGACGACACCCAATGGGGACTTTACGAAGCGTGCGAGGACCTGGTGGACATTGAGGACAACTTCCAGGCATGGCGTTTCCGCCACCTGCGGACAGTTCAACGAACCATCGGTTTCAAAGTGGGCACCGGAGGATCCTCGGGCGTGGACTTCCTCAAGCGCGCCTTGG
- a CDS encoding HAD domain-containing protein — translation MENAERAAAPVSIYLDVDGVVNPFSPVGTTDWGGEWTTADTGILEVAFAPELVAGLNDLARHPAARFVWLTTWERLAPEFLCPAIGLKGEDWPVLSSQGWDQAPEWWKLVALQKDLAATGSQRIVWLDDQLSRESDARSWAEYQHDRVLCISPDPRKGLSPSHLEAVRQYLG, via the coding sequence ATGGAAAATGCGGAAAGGGCTGCCGCGCCCGTGTCGATTTACCTCGACGTCGACGGCGTGGTGAACCCCTTCAGTCCGGTGGGAACCACTGATTGGGGTGGCGAATGGACCACCGCCGACACCGGGATCCTGGAGGTGGCTTTCGCACCGGAGCTCGTGGCCGGACTTAATGACCTTGCCCGCCATCCAGCTGCGCGCTTCGTGTGGCTGACCACGTGGGAGCGCCTTGCACCCGAGTTCCTCTGCCCGGCTATCGGCCTCAAGGGGGAGGACTGGCCGGTACTGTCCAGCCAGGGCTGGGACCAAGCCCCGGAGTGGTGGAAACTTGTCGCCCTCCAAAAGGACCTGGCGGCTACGGGGAGCCAGCGGATCGTATGGTTGGACGACCAGCTCAGCCGGGAATCAGACGCCCGCTCCTGGGCTGAATACCAGCACGACCGTGTGCTTTGCATCTCACCTGATCCCCGCAAGGGACTGTCCCCAAGCCACCTTGAAGCAGTAAGGCAGTATCTGGGCTGA
- a CDS encoding inorganic phosphate transporter encodes MDITFMVALVIALALFFDFTNGFHDTANAMATPIATGAIKPKTAVALAAVLNLVGAFLSTEVAKTISGGLIREGSDGIHITPDIIFAGLMGAVLWNMVTWLKGLPSSSSHALFGGLIGAAVVGIGLHSINFETVLQKVILPAIFAPLIAGLVAYICTRLAYALTSRHDPETGDKLTQKRGGFRTGQIFTSSLVALAHGTNDAQKTMGIITLVLIAGGTQAPGSGPQFWVIAACAFAIAIGTYAGGWRIIRTMGSGLTEVKPAQGFSAETSTASAILASSHLGFALSTTQVASGSVIGSGLGRKGTSVRWGTAGKIALGWLFTLPASAIVGALTALLVSIGVVGVIIAAVVGTSAVLFMFVASRKSHVGHHNAVEVEEAGHAVRFRKKKKTRKTTQNEDVQR; translated from the coding sequence GTGGATATCACCTTCATGGTCGCGCTGGTAATAGCGTTGGCCCTTTTCTTTGACTTCACCAACGGGTTTCACGACACAGCGAATGCGATGGCCACGCCTATCGCCACGGGGGCGATCAAGCCCAAGACGGCCGTTGCCTTGGCCGCTGTGCTCAACCTCGTCGGCGCGTTCCTCTCCACGGAAGTGGCCAAGACCATTTCCGGCGGACTGATCCGGGAAGGCTCGGATGGTATCCACATCACTCCGGACATCATCTTTGCCGGACTCATGGGCGCAGTTCTCTGGAACATGGTCACGTGGCTCAAGGGCCTGCCATCGAGTTCCTCGCATGCCCTGTTTGGCGGCCTGATTGGCGCCGCAGTGGTGGGCATCGGGCTCCATTCCATCAACTTCGAAACCGTGCTGCAGAAAGTGATCCTGCCCGCCATCTTCGCACCGCTGATCGCCGGCCTGGTGGCTTACATCTGCACCCGCCTCGCCTACGCGCTGACCTCGCGCCACGATCCCGAGACCGGTGACAAGCTCACGCAGAAACGCGGCGGCTTCCGTACCGGACAAATCTTTACGTCCAGCCTGGTGGCTCTCGCGCACGGCACCAACGACGCCCAGAAGACCATGGGCATCATCACTTTGGTTCTTATTGCAGGTGGAACCCAGGCTCCGGGCAGCGGTCCGCAGTTCTGGGTGATCGCGGCCTGTGCCTTCGCCATCGCCATCGGAACCTATGCAGGCGGCTGGCGGATCATCCGGACCATGGGTTCAGGCCTGACCGAGGTAAAACCCGCCCAGGGTTTCTCCGCCGAAACCAGCACGGCTTCGGCCATCCTCGCTTCCTCCCACCTCGGCTTCGCCCTGTCCACCACGCAAGTCGCTTCGGGATCGGTCATCGGCTCGGGCCTGGGCCGCAAGGGCACCTCGGTTCGGTGGGGTACCGCAGGCAAGATCGCGTTGGGCTGGCTCTTTACCCTCCCGGCCTCAGCCATTGTCGGTGCTCTGACGGCGCTCTTGGTGAGCATCGGCGTCGTGGGCGTCATCATCGCGGCAGTTGTTGGAACATCAGCGGTGCTCTTCATGTTTGTTGCCTCGCGCAAATCGCATGTGGGCCACCACAACGCCGTCGAGGTTGAAGAAGCGGGCCATGCCGTCCGGTTCCGCAAGAAGAAGAAGACCCGCAAGACCACCCAGAATGAGGATGTGCAGCGATGA
- a CDS encoding dihydrofolate reductase family protein: protein MSTFQYYVACTIDGFIASPDDDLGWLLQFDRVEGLNQGIEAFMAGVGCIVMGGDTYRWLMEHEPGQWPYPDSPCWVFTHHEYSAPAGADITFVRGDVREFAPDLLKDAGDKNVWLVGGGDLVAQFANAGLLDEMIVTIVPVVLGAGKRLLPLKGPTAPLELISHKIIGGAAAELHYRLPKGSD from the coding sequence ATGTCGACGTTTCAGTATTACGTAGCTTGCACCATCGACGGCTTCATAGCCTCCCCGGACGACGACCTCGGCTGGCTCCTGCAGTTTGACCGGGTTGAGGGCTTGAACCAGGGCATCGAGGCCTTCATGGCGGGCGTAGGATGCATCGTCATGGGCGGGGACACCTACCGCTGGCTCATGGAACACGAGCCCGGCCAATGGCCCTATCCGGACAGTCCTTGCTGGGTTTTCACCCACCATGAGTACTCGGCTCCGGCCGGAGCCGACATCACCTTCGTCCGCGGAGACGTCCGCGAGTTCGCCCCGGACCTGCTCAAGGACGCCGGGGACAAGAATGTCTGGTTGGTGGGCGGGGGCGACCTCGTGGCCCAGTTCGCAAATGCGGGGCTGCTGGACGAGATGATCGTCACGATCGTGCCCGTGGTGCTGGGCGCGGGAAAGCGGCTGTTGCCGCTTAAGGGCCCGACGGCGCCCCTTGAGTTGATCTCGCACAAGATCATTGGCGGGGCCGCGGCCGAGCTTCACTACCGGCTGCCCAAGGGCTCGGATTAG
- a CDS encoding hotdog fold thioesterase, translated as MMDNFTPNPFADELNEAGVPEEFHDWLSAHGVGALVVKLGIRFTEMSAERMVATMPVEGNTQVAGILHGGAHVVLAETLGSFAASLHAGRGRHAVGIEVGATHHRSVASGLVTGTCTAIHLGGTLATHEIVMTDDKGRRLSTARITNMIRDNRH; from the coding sequence ATGATGGACAATTTCACGCCGAACCCCTTTGCCGACGAGCTCAACGAGGCAGGGGTGCCCGAAGAATTCCACGATTGGCTCTCGGCACACGGTGTGGGTGCACTTGTGGTGAAGCTCGGGATCCGGTTCACGGAGATGAGCGCGGAACGAATGGTCGCCACCATGCCGGTGGAAGGAAACACGCAGGTAGCGGGCATCCTTCACGGCGGGGCCCACGTTGTCCTCGCCGAGACCTTGGGATCGTTCGCGGCCTCCCTCCATGCCGGCCGGGGCCGCCATGCTGTAGGCATTGAGGTGGGCGCAACACACCACCGTTCAGTGGCCAGCGGCCTGGTGACGGGGACGTGCACGGCGATCCACTTGGGAGGGACCCTTGCCACGCACGAGATCGTGATGACCGATGACAAGGGCCGCCGGCTCTCGACCGCCCGGATCACCAATATGATCCGGGACAACCGGCACTGA
- the polA gene encoding DNA polymerase I, which produces MAFRAFYALPAENFSTARGQYTNAVHGFTSMLINLIKDQKPTHVAVAFDVSDDTTFRKAEYSEYKGGRNATPAEFAGQIGLIAKVMEAWGIKTIAMPGYEADDVLATLAAQGDAAGFEVLLVSGDRDAFQLINDNVFVLYPKQGVSNIPRMDAAAIEEKYFVKPGLYSDLAALVGETADNLPGVPGVGPKTAAKWINLYGGLEGILENLDSIGGKVGGALKENLENVKRNRRLNRLLTDLELPLTLADLHEPRPDRQAIEELFEELEFRTLRTRLFDLYGDDTAGEAPDTIEAPEFATPTDASGLESFFTAGAGMRSALAVHLVPGRIGDDANALAVVRNNGAAYIDLTALDAAAETVVATWLRDPEEAKVLHEFKSALKALHHRGLALEGVVDDTSISGYLIQPDRRSYDLAELAQVHLKISLSTAVASSGQLELDLSGGTDQAAAAALVQQAAVVHALSKHFETELAAIKADALLTTLELPVARVLAHMELTGIFVSTDRMNEQLADLTKVIENAQEQAFAAIGHEVNLGSPKQLQTVLFEELGLPKTKKIKSGYTTDAASLKGLLEKTGHEFLVQLMAHRESSKLAQMVETLKKSVADDARIHTTYAQNIAATGRISSNNPNLQNIPVRSEEGRRVRGIFVVSEGYECLLSADYSQIEMRIMAHLSGDEALIQAYRDGEDLHRFVGSRIFNVEPAEVTSAMRSKVKAMSYGLAYGLTSFGLSKQLEISVDEARTLMKDYFDRFGGVRDYLRGVVDQARTDGYTATIEGRRRYLPDLTSTNRQAREAAERIALNSPIQGSAADLIKRAMLGVSAELASQGLKSRMLLQVHDELVLEVAPGEREAVEKLVIEQMGSAAELSVPLDVQIGVGSSWYEAGH; this is translated from the coding sequence ATGGCGTTCCGGGCTTTCTACGCCCTTCCTGCAGAGAACTTCTCCACTGCCAGGGGCCAGTACACCAACGCAGTCCATGGGTTCACCTCCATGTTGATCAACCTGATCAAGGACCAGAAGCCCACGCACGTCGCCGTAGCTTTTGACGTTTCCGACGACACCACGTTCCGTAAGGCCGAATACAGCGAGTACAAGGGCGGGCGCAATGCGACGCCCGCAGAGTTCGCGGGCCAGATCGGCCTCATCGCCAAGGTCATGGAGGCCTGGGGGATCAAGACCATCGCCATGCCCGGATACGAGGCAGACGATGTCCTGGCCACGTTGGCCGCGCAGGGCGACGCCGCAGGCTTCGAAGTCCTTCTCGTCTCCGGCGACAGGGATGCGTTCCAGCTGATCAACGACAACGTCTTTGTGCTCTACCCCAAGCAGGGCGTGAGCAACATCCCCAGGATGGACGCTGCGGCAATTGAAGAGAAATATTTCGTCAAGCCCGGCCTGTACTCGGACCTCGCCGCCCTCGTGGGCGAGACCGCTGACAACCTGCCCGGCGTCCCGGGCGTTGGCCCCAAGACAGCTGCAAAGTGGATCAACCTCTACGGTGGCCTCGAAGGCATTCTGGAAAACCTTGATTCCATCGGAGGCAAGGTGGGCGGGGCCCTCAAGGAGAACCTGGAGAACGTCAAGCGCAACCGCAGGCTCAACCGGTTGCTGACCGACCTCGAACTGCCCCTCACCCTGGCTGATCTGCACGAGCCACGTCCGGACCGCCAGGCGATCGAGGAACTCTTCGAGGAACTTGAGTTCAGGACCCTCCGCACGCGGCTGTTCGATCTCTACGGCGATGACACCGCAGGGGAGGCTCCGGACACCATTGAGGCCCCGGAGTTCGCGACGCCCACTGATGCTTCCGGGCTGGAGTCCTTCTTCACTGCAGGAGCAGGGATGCGCTCCGCCCTCGCCGTGCATCTGGTTCCCGGCAGGATCGGCGACGACGCGAATGCCCTGGCTGTGGTCAGGAACAACGGCGCCGCGTATATCGACCTCACCGCCTTGGATGCGGCCGCGGAGACCGTAGTGGCTACGTGGCTGCGGGACCCCGAAGAAGCCAAAGTCCTGCACGAGTTCAAGTCGGCACTCAAGGCCCTGCACCACCGGGGACTAGCCCTGGAAGGAGTGGTGGATGACACCTCCATCTCGGGCTACCTGATCCAGCCGGACCGCCGCAGCTACGACCTCGCCGAGCTCGCACAAGTGCACTTGAAGATCTCACTCAGCACGGCCGTTGCCAGTTCGGGCCAGCTGGAGCTTGACCTCTCCGGCGGGACGGACCAAGCTGCCGCAGCAGCGCTCGTCCAGCAGGCCGCCGTCGTGCATGCCCTCAGCAAGCACTTCGAAACCGAACTCGCCGCCATCAAGGCCGATGCCCTGTTGACCACGCTGGAGCTTCCCGTGGCCCGCGTGCTCGCCCACATGGAGCTGACGGGTATTTTCGTTTCCACGGACCGTATGAACGAACAACTCGCCGACCTCACCAAGGTGATCGAAAATGCCCAGGAGCAGGCTTTCGCAGCAATCGGTCACGAGGTCAACCTGGGTTCTCCCAAGCAGCTGCAGACAGTCCTGTTCGAGGAACTGGGGCTGCCCAAAACCAAGAAAATCAAGTCCGGTTACACCACGGATGCTGCATCACTGAAGGGGCTCCTGGAGAAGACGGGCCACGAATTCCTGGTGCAGCTCATGGCGCACCGCGAGTCCTCCAAGTTGGCCCAGATGGTGGAGACACTCAAGAAGTCCGTGGCCGATGATGCGCGGATCCACACCACGTACGCGCAGAACATCGCCGCCACGGGCCGTATTTCATCCAACAACCCCAACCTGCAGAACATCCCGGTCCGCAGTGAAGAAGGCCGGCGGGTCCGCGGAATTTTTGTGGTCAGCGAAGGCTACGAGTGTCTGTTGTCGGCAGACTACTCGCAGATCGAAATGCGCATCATGGCGCACCTTTCCGGTGACGAAGCCCTGATCCAGGCGTACCGCGATGGAGAAGACCTGCACCGCTTCGTGGGTTCCCGGATCTTCAATGTAGAGCCGGCCGAAGTCACCAGCGCCATGCGGTCCAAGGTGAAAGCGATGTCTTATGGCCTCGCGTATGGACTCACGTCCTTTGGCCTCTCCAAGCAGTTGGAGATCTCCGTGGACGAGGCACGGACGCTCATGAAGGACTACTTCGACCGCTTCGGCGGCGTGCGCGACTACCTGCGTGGTGTCGTCGACCAAGCACGGACGGACGGCTATACAGCCACCATCGAAGGCCGCCGCCGCTACCTCCCTGACCTGACCAGTACCAACCGGCAGGCGAGGGAAGCAGCAGAACGCATTGCCTTGAACTCGCCCATCCAGGGCTCTGCAGCAGACCTCATCAAGCGCGCCATGCTTGGTGTGTCCGCCGAGCTCGCCAGCCAGGGCCTGAAGTCCCGGATGCTGCTGCAGGTCCACGACGAACTCGTCCTGGAAGTGGCACCGGGAGAGCGCGAAGCCGTGGAGAAGCTGGTCATCGAACAGATGGGTTCAGCTGCCGAGCTGTCCGTTCCCCTCGATGTCCAAATCGGCGTTGGCTCAAGCTGGTACGAGGCGGGGCACTAG
- a CDS encoding GNAT family N-acetyltransferase, with amino-acid sequence MADPNEPTSRKYSVQRFPAVAGKDDSDAYSRCATWVQAVSHGFHQQRRDDEYLAKTLAAYQTDKRELTGVYVNGTVPEHSLGANVPVATYATMRKTLNIGFGRQLESNLVTAVTVRGTHRRQGILRGMITADLEGAKDEGLAMAALTASEGSIYGRFGFGVATFERSIKVDTGPRFRMKGQPEGTVEVADPSVLLEMAPRVFERVQRLSPGSVDRQEYYRLVASGSIGHDGKSDTSVRCALHYDLSGALDGYVSYRFKGWDHKPYTMEIVDLVAATNAAYLDLWRFMGSIDLIDDVTWAEAPVDDPLAWALEDPRCIEASEVRDMLWLRILDTQAALQARRFASAGRLVLEVTDSLSLAGGTWVLESDGGAAAVVTEASGQSADLTMDVADLASIYLGAVSPVTLAAAGRIREKTAGAAFLAQQLFAVERPAHCLTHF; translated from the coding sequence GTGGCTGATCCCAATGAACCAACTTCCCGGAAATATTCCGTCCAGCGTTTCCCCGCTGTCGCCGGCAAGGACGACTCCGATGCCTATAGCCGCTGTGCCACCTGGGTGCAGGCTGTATCGCACGGATTCCACCAGCAACGGCGTGATGACGAGTACCTGGCAAAGACCCTCGCCGCCTACCAGACGGACAAGCGTGAGCTGACAGGCGTCTACGTCAACGGCACCGTACCTGAGCACTCCCTCGGGGCGAATGTGCCGGTGGCAACCTACGCAACCATGCGCAAGACCCTTAATATCGGTTTTGGCCGGCAGCTTGAGTCCAACCTGGTCACGGCTGTGACGGTCCGCGGAACGCACCGCCGCCAAGGAATCCTGCGTGGCATGATCACGGCCGATCTGGAAGGCGCCAAGGATGAGGGCCTGGCCATGGCGGCACTGACGGCTTCCGAAGGATCCATTTATGGTCGTTTCGGTTTCGGGGTAGCTACCTTTGAGCGCAGCATCAAGGTTGACACCGGACCCCGCTTCCGGATGAAGGGACAACCGGAGGGAACTGTGGAAGTCGCGGATCCTTCCGTCCTGCTGGAAATGGCTCCCCGGGTGTTCGAGCGCGTCCAGCGGCTGTCGCCGGGCTCGGTGGACCGGCAGGAGTATTACCGCCTTGTTGCTTCCGGCTCCATCGGGCATGACGGCAAGTCCGACACCAGCGTCCGATGTGCCCTGCACTACGATCTGTCCGGAGCACTGGACGGCTACGTTTCCTACCGTTTCAAGGGTTGGGACCACAAGCCCTACACCATGGAAATTGTGGACCTCGTTGCCGCTACCAACGCCGCCTACCTCGATCTGTGGCGCTTCATGGGCAGCATCGACCTCATCGACGACGTGACGTGGGCTGAAGCCCCGGTGGATGATCCCTTGGCATGGGCCCTGGAGGACCCACGGTGCATCGAGGCCTCCGAGGTCCGCGACATGCTGTGGCTCCGGATCCTGGATACTCAGGCCGCCTTGCAGGCACGCCGCTTCGCCTCTGCAGGACGCCTGGTGCTGGAAGTGACGGACTCCCTGTCCCTGGCGGGCGGCACCTGGGTTCTGGAGTCCGACGGCGGTGCTGCCGCCGTCGTGACTGAAGCCTCTGGCCAATCAGCGGATCTGACGATGGACGTGGCCGACCTTGCGTCCATCTATCTTGGTGCGGTCTCTCCGGTAACCCTTGCTGCTGCGGGACGCATCCGTGAGAAGACGGCCGGTGCCGCGTTCCTGGCCCAGCAACTGTTCGCGGTGGAACGCCCGGCGCATTGCCTGACGCACTTCTAA
- a CDS encoding polysaccharide deacetylase family protein, which yields MGDSKRRPVAGRRSVLLGMAGLVSAALAACASVEGPSGAASPSVAPPTGPATPPPSIAATSSEQAAAALAPTETATAATVPDKQQILAEFAGRRPVEWGLHVTGVVNNSPTKHVALTFDACGGPGGTGCDHALLTTLRRLNVPATLFINSRWLHANPSLAAELAADPLFELANHGTLHQPLSVNGRSAYGIPGTANTAAAYDELMGNQALMQELDGPAPRFFRPGTAFYDDVAVEMTRRLGMLPVNFTINGDGGATYPAATVAAEVARAAAGDIVISHFNRPAAGTAEGYARALPGMLDRGATFARLGDVLTT from the coding sequence ATGGGGGATTCCAAACGGCGGCCTGTGGCCGGCCGGCGATCAGTGCTGCTTGGAATGGCGGGCCTGGTGTCGGCTGCGCTGGCGGCCTGCGCATCCGTCGAAGGACCATCGGGAGCGGCATCACCGTCGGTTGCGCCGCCTACAGGCCCGGCCACGCCACCGCCGTCGATTGCTGCCACATCAAGCGAGCAGGCCGCTGCCGCCCTTGCGCCAACGGAAACCGCCACAGCGGCCACAGTGCCCGACAAACAGCAGATCCTGGCCGAATTCGCTGGCAGGCGGCCCGTGGAGTGGGGGCTGCACGTTACGGGAGTGGTGAACAACTCGCCGACGAAGCACGTGGCGTTGACGTTCGACGCGTGCGGCGGACCTGGGGGCACTGGTTGCGACCACGCCCTGCTGACGACGCTCCGCCGGCTCAATGTCCCGGCGACGCTCTTCATCAACAGCCGCTGGCTCCACGCCAACCCGTCGCTGGCCGCCGAGCTGGCCGCCGACCCACTGTTTGAACTCGCCAACCATGGCACCCTGCATCAGCCCCTCTCCGTCAACGGTAGGTCTGCCTACGGGATCCCCGGAACGGCCAACACCGCTGCTGCCTACGATGAGTTGATGGGAAACCAGGCGCTGATGCAGGAACTCGACGGCCCCGCTCCCAGGTTTTTCCGTCCGGGAACTGCCTTCTACGACGACGTCGCTGTGGAGATGACGCGCAGGCTGGGCATGCTGCCGGTCAACTTCACCATCAATGGGGACGGTGGGGCCACCTACCCGGCGGCCACCGTCGCAGCCGAGGTGGCGCGCGCAGCTGCCGGCGACATCGTTATATCGCACTTCAACAGGCCTGCTGCGGGCACTGCCGAAGGCTATGCCCGGGCCTTGCCGGGGATGCTGGACAGGGGTGCCACGTTCGCCCGCTTGGGAGACGTGTTGACCACGTGA
- the rpsA gene encoding 30S ribosomal protein S1 has protein sequence MTITSTEKPGTPVVAINDIGTAEDFLAAVDATIKYFNDGDLVEGTVVKVDRDEVLLDIGYKTEGVIPSRELSIKHDVDPGDVVAVGDQVEALVLTKEDKEGRLILSKKRAQYERAWGDIEKVKEEDGVVTGTVIEVVKGGLILDIGLRGFLPASLVEMRRVRDLAPYIGQQIEAKIIELDKNRNNVVLSRRAWLEQTQSEVRSTFLNKLEKGQVRPGVVSSIVNFGAFVDLGGVDGLVHVSELSWKHIDHPSEVVEVGQEVTVEVLEVDLDRERVSLSLKATQEDPWQTFARTHALGQVVPGKVTKLVPFGAFVRVEDGIEGLVHISELAVRHVELAEQVVSVGDELFVKVIDIDLERRRISLSLKQANEGVDADSTEFDPALYGMAAEYDEEGNYKYPEGFDPESNEWLEGYETQRAAWEQQYADAQTRWEAHKKQVAQHAADDAAAATSGESDSGTTSYSSEPAAAESNTGGGTLASDEALAALREKLTGN, from the coding sequence ATGACCATCACCTCCACCGAGAAGCCCGGTACCCCCGTAGTCGCCATTAACGACATCGGTACCGCTGAGGACTTCCTCGCAGCTGTCGACGCCACCATCAAGTACTTCAACGACGGAGACCTCGTCGAAGGTACCGTCGTCAAGGTCGACCGCGACGAAGTTCTGCTCGACATCGGTTACAAGACCGAAGGTGTCATCCCTTCCCGCGAGCTTTCCATCAAGCACGATGTTGATCCCGGTGACGTTGTCGCCGTTGGCGATCAGGTCGAAGCTTTGGTTCTCACCAAGGAAGACAAAGAAGGCCGTCTGATCCTCTCCAAGAAGCGTGCTCAGTACGAGCGCGCCTGGGGCGACATCGAGAAGGTCAAGGAAGAAGACGGTGTCGTTACTGGTACCGTCATCGAGGTTGTCAAGGGTGGCCTCATCCTGGACATCGGTCTGCGTGGCTTCCTGCCCGCGTCCCTCGTCGAGATGCGCCGCGTCCGCGACCTCGCTCCGTACATCGGTCAGCAGATCGAAGCCAAGATCATCGAGCTGGACAAGAACCGCAACAACGTTGTGCTCTCCCGCCGTGCATGGCTCGAGCAGACCCAGTCCGAGGTTCGCTCCACGTTCCTCAACAAGCTGGAAAAGGGCCAGGTTCGTCCGGGCGTTGTTTCCTCCATCGTCAACTTCGGTGCCTTCGTGGACCTGGGCGGCGTAGACGGCCTCGTTCACGTTTCCGAGCTGTCCTGGAAGCACATCGACCACCCCTCCGAGGTTGTCGAGGTTGGCCAGGAAGTCACCGTCGAGGTCCTCGAAGTGGATCTGGACCGCGAGCGTGTCTCCCTGTCGCTCAAGGCTACGCAGGAAGATCCGTGGCAGACCTTCGCCCGCACCCACGCCCTCGGCCAGGTTGTTCCGGGTAAGGTCACCAAGCTGGTTCCGTTCGGTGCGTTCGTTCGCGTCGAAGACGGCATCGAAGGCCTCGTGCACATCTCCGAACTGGCTGTCCGCCACGTGGAGCTCGCCGAGCAGGTTGTCTCCGTTGGCGACGAACTGTTCGTCAAGGTCATCGACATCGACCTCGAGCGTCGCCGCATCTCCCTCTCCCTCAAGCAGGCCAACGAGGGCGTTGACGCTGACAGCACCGAGTTCGATCCCGCTCTGTACGGCATGGCCGCTGAGTACGACGAAGAGGGCAACTACAAGTACCCTGAGGGCTTCGACCCCGAGTCGAACGAATGGCTTGAAGGCTACGAGACCCAGCGCGCAGCTTGGGAGCAGCAGTACGCTGACGCCCAGACCCGCTGGGAAGCCCACAAGAAGCAGGTTGCCCAGCACGCTGCTGACGACGCTGCTGCTGCAACGTCCGGTGAGAGCGATTCCGGCACCACGAGCTACTCCTCGGAGCCGGCTGCTGCTGAGTCCAACACCGGCGGCGGTACCCTGGCGTCCGACGAAGCACTCGCCGCACTGCGTGAGAAGCTGACCGGCAACTAA
- a CDS encoding IMPACT family protein — protein sequence MENEDDSRATTYTTLAVGPDFRHELEIRRSRFITVIRRSPDEETARSLVSDLRREFHDARHHCSAFVIGPDRMIQRSSDDGEPSGTAGIPMLEALIKRETSPRVTDLSDVSVVVVRYFGGILLGAGGLVRAYSESVSAGLDLAPLVLRRRLRLCAIDVPHAEAGRLENELRGAGYVMADTGYEAQHTVLRVALPDEATAISDARARLASLTAGHLELRLQGTEWVDVPR from the coding sequence GTGGAAAATGAGGATGACAGCCGCGCGACAACGTATACGACCCTCGCGGTTGGTCCGGATTTCCGCCACGAACTGGAGATCCGCAGGTCCCGCTTCATCACAGTCATTCGGCGCTCACCTGATGAGGAAACCGCGCGCTCCCTGGTCAGTGATCTTCGGCGTGAATTCCACGACGCCCGCCACCACTGCTCAGCTTTCGTCATAGGGCCCGATCGGATGATTCAACGCTCCAGCGACGACGGCGAACCATCGGGTACAGCGGGTATCCCCATGCTGGAGGCACTCATCAAACGGGAGACCTCACCAAGGGTGACAGACCTTAGCGACGTCAGTGTCGTCGTCGTGCGCTATTTCGGTGGGATCCTCCTGGGCGCGGGCGGACTGGTTCGCGCCTACTCCGAATCGGTGTCCGCAGGTTTGGATCTGGCTCCGTTGGTTCTCCGGCGAAGATTGCGTCTCTGCGCCATTGACGTCCCCCATGCCGAGGCCGGCCGCTTGGAAAACGAGCTTCGCGGTGCCGGGTACGTCATGGCGGACACCGGATACGAGGCGCAGCACACGGTTCTTCGAGTTGCCTTGCCCGACGAGGCAACGGCCATCTCCGATGCCCGCGCGCGGTTGGCTTCCCTGACGGCGGGACATCTCGAGCTGCGGCTCCAGGGAACCGAGTGGGTGGACGTCCCCCGCTGA